In Ctenopharyngodon idella isolate HZGC_01 chromosome 2, HZGC01, whole genome shotgun sequence, the following are encoded in one genomic region:
- the LOC127501621 gene encoding uncharacterized protein LOC127501621 yields TISNLYIIFLILTIISNLAPFITNINIVIINTIFIFTITSSSIFISRTVIIIFFNTIIYTIFIIFTIFITNITIINNIFNTIISTIFTIHSTIFISPTNIINPTSTALTISNLYIIFLIIIIIIIIIIFNTIYTIFIIKINNIIINIFNTVISTIFIIFTIHSTIFISPTIVIIIYPSTALSISNLHIIFLILTIISKLTASIIIPTIFSTNITIIFNATIYTILIIFTILRTIFNSPTIVVIIIIIFNTIIHIIYIIFTIFITKINIIVIIFTILNTIFTSPTIFVIITINTIIYTIISIINTIFNTISYTILIISIIININNIIYTILIIFTTVIIFFNTIIYSIFITIFVSNINISCDIFNNIILTILSSISISPTTVIIIIPITSIYIILIFFTKLTSSILTILTATLIIFIIFTSNYSIFITANSSIISIISISTVIISSLIINNNLIFIILSIIITSVTTYFIILTIIIIIISNLTTNNNNIIPYFSTTLIDFTNYTTIYIIVTFGNTNTIIITNLSTKFAIPTIVFINNFPIIITSSNTIIPFFSTTLIDFTNYTTIFTIHTFNNTNNTTNTSLSTIFITSFTIVFINNLTTSSNTIIPFFTTILTDFTNYTTIFIITKLSIILCILIIAFINTYLSIIILTTIIIIIIITAIITDLPLI; encoded by the coding sequence ACTATCAGCAACCTCTACATCATCTTCCTTATCCTTACCATCATCAGCAATCTTGCACCCTTCATCACCAACATTAACATTGTTATCATCAACACCATCTTCATCTTCACCATCACCAGCAGCAGCATCTTTATCAGTCGCACTgtcatcatcatcttcttcaACACTATTATCTACACCATCTTTATCATCTTTACCATTTTCATCACCAACATTACCATCATCAACAACATCTTCAATACTATCATCTCCACCATCTTCACCATTCATAGCACAATCTTTATCAGTCCAACTAACATCATCAACCCCACCAGCACAGCCCTCACTATCAGCAACCTCTACATCATCTTCCTcattatcatcattatcatcatcatcatcatcttcaacACTATCTacaccatcttcatcatcaaaattaacaacatcatcatcaacatCTTTAATACTGTCATCTCcaccatcttcatcatcttcaccATCCATAGCACCATCTTCATTAGTCCCACTATCGTCATCATCATCTACCCAAGCACAGCCCTCAGTATCAGCAACCTCcacatcatcttcctcatccttACCATCATCAGCAAACTCACAGCCTCCATCATCATCCCCACCATCTTCAGCACCAACATCACCATCATCTTTAATGCTACCATCTACACTATCCTTATCATCTTCACCATCCTCAGAACCATTTTCAACAGTCCTACTAttgtcgtcatcatcatcatcatcttcaacACTATCATTCACATCATTTACATCATCTTCACCATCTTCATCACCAAAATTAACATCATCGTTATCATCTTCACCATCCTCAACACCATCTTCACCAGTCCCACTATCTTTGTCATCATCACCATCAATACTATCATCTACACCATCATCTCTATCATCAACACCATCTTCAATACCATCAGTTACACCATCCTCATCATCTCTATTATCATCAACATCAATAATATCATCTACACCATCCTCATCATCTTCACCACTGTCATCATCTTCTTTAACACTATCATCTATAGCATCTTCATCACCATCTTCGTCAGCAACATTAACATCAGCTGCGACATCTTTAATAATATCATCCTTACCATCCTCAGTTCCATCTCCATCAGTCCCACTACTGTCATTATCATCATCCCTATCACCTCCATTTACATCATACTTATCTTCTTCACCAAGCTCACCTCATCAATCCTCACCATCCTCACTGCTAccctcatcatcttcatcatcttcaccAGCAATTACTCCATCTTCATCACTGCTAACTCCAGCATCATTTCCATCATCTCTATCAGCACTGTCATCATCAGCAGCCTCATCATCAACAACAACCTCATTTTCATCATCCTCAGCATTATCATCACCAGCGTCACAACCTACTTCATCATCCttaccatcatcatcatcatcatcagtaaTCTCACCACGAATAACAACAACATCATTCCCTATTTCTCCACAACCCTCATTGATTTCACCAACTACACCACCATCTACATCATTGTCACTTTCGGCAACACCAATACCATCATCATCACTAACCTCAGCACCAAATTCGCCATCCCCACCATTGTCTTCATCAATAACTTTCCCATCATTATCACCAGCAGCAACACCATCATCCCATTTTTCTCCACAACCCTCATTGATTTCACTAACTACACCACTATCTTCACCATCCACACTTTTAACAACACCAATAATACCACCAACACTAGCCTCAGCACCATCTTCATCACCTCATTCACCATTGTCTTCATTAATAACCTCACCACCAGCAGCAACACCATCATCCCCTTTTTCACCACCATCCTTACTGACTTCACCAACTACAccaccatcttcatcatcaccaaACTCTCAATCATTCTCTGCATCCTCATCATCGCATTCATCAACACTTACCTCAGTATCATCATCctcaccaccatcatcatcatcattatcattacAGCCATCATCACCGACCTCCCGCTCATTTAG